Part of the Pseudodesulfovibrio hydrargyri genome is shown below.
GGCGTCTCCGTACACGGGCTGGTCGCTGGGCTGCGCAAGTCTCCCCGGGAAGACGTGGGCTGGAGGCTGGCCAACGCCGTGCCCCTGTACGAGGGCGACCGGTTGGTGCGGGTAGTGGTCAGTTTCGTGGACATCACCGAGTTGAAAAGGGCGCAGGACGCGCTCAGGGAAAGCGAGATCCGCTACAAGACCCTGCACGAGGCGTCGCGCGGGGGCATCGGCATCCACGACAACGGGTTGATCCTGGATTGCAACCAGGGGCTGTGCGCCATGACCGGGTATGAGATGAGCGAGATGATCGGGGCGGACGGGCTGTTCCTGATCGCCGAGCAGGCCCGTGAGGAGGGCAGGGAGAAGATCCACTCCGGGTTCGAAGGGGCCTACGAGACCTTCGGGGTGCGCAAGGATGGGCGGGAATATCCCGTGCGCATCGAGATGCGCAACATCCCCTACAAGGGGCGGGTCGTCCGGGCCGTGGAGTTTCGGGACATCTCGGACAGGAGGCAGGCGGAGCAGGCCCTGATCGACGCCAAGGAGGCCGCCGAGGCCGCCAACCGGGCCAAATCGGAATTTTTGGCCAACATCAGCCACGAAATCCGCACGCCCTTGAACGGGCTCATGGGGATGCTGCAGCTGCTCGAATCGTCCGGGCCGAGCCCGGAGCAGGGACGGCTCATCGAGATCGCCCAGTTCTCCGGGGAGCGGCTGACCCGGCTGTTGACCGACATCCTGGACATCTCGGCCATCGAGGCGGGCAAATTCGCCCTGTCCCCGGCCCCGGTGGACGTGCACGACCTGGTGGATTCCGTGGTCGGCCTGCTGGCCGTGACCACCGGGCAGACCGGGGTGTCGCTCGGCGCCTTCATGGATCCGGACGTGCCGGAGCGCGTCCTGGCGGATGAGATCCGGCTGCGCCAGATCCTCTTCAACCTGGTCGGAAACGGGCTGAAATTCACCCAACAGGGCTCGGTCTCGCTGCATGTCTCCGCGTTGGGCTCGGACAACGGCCGGGGCGGGCTGCTCTTCGTCGTCTCGGACACCGGCCCCGGCATGGCGGATGAGGAGCTCAAGACCGCCTTCGAGACCTTCGGCCAGGTGTCGCAGGGGCTGGCCCGCTCCCACCAGGGGGCCGGGCTGGGGCTGCCCATCGTCAAGCGGATCATCGACCTGATGGGCGGCACCCTGTGCGTGGACAGCGCGCCGGGACAGGGAACCTCGGTCTACGTCTCCCTGCCGCTCGACCCCGTCGGTCCGGAGCGGGAGGCGTCCGAGGGCCGTCCGCGCGGTGTCGGCGGTGCGCCGTCCGGTCAGTCGCCGAGATAGCTTTCGATCATTTTCTTGAGTGCCGCGACCTTGAACGGCTTGGTGATGAGCTGGTCGATCCCGGCGTCCTCGTAGCGCTGCCGGTGTTCCGGGGTGGCGTGGGCCGTGACCGCGATGATCGGCGTCCGGGCGTTGAGCGCCCCCTCCCGGCGCATGGTCCTGGCGATGGTCACGCCATCGACGTCGGGGAGCTGGATGTCCAGGAGCACGAGGCTGTACCGCTGCTCGTCGAGCCGGGACAAGGCCTCCCGGCCCAGGGCGATGGCCTCGGCCCGGTAGCCTTCGCCCTGGATGACGCTTTCGGTGAAGAAGCGGCTGGGGGCGTCGTCCTCCACGACCAGGATGGGCAGCCTGGCGTCGATGGCCTCGCGGGCGGGCTCGGCCTCGGGCTGCGCGGGGATCTGGATGGAAACGGCCACGCCGCTGCCGGAGAGGCGGTCGACGTTCACCGTGCCGCGCAAGGCCTCGACCATGGGCCCGACCGTGGACAGCATCCAGGACGCCTTGCCGAATCCGCCGACGGAGTTCGGAAACAGGGATTCGTTGGTCACCGGTTCTCCGACCGCCGGACTCGACGCCGTCAGGCTCAGAAGGCCTTCCCCGGCCATGTAGTCCAGGGTCAGTCCGACCGAGCCCCAGGTGGTGGCCTTGAGCAGGAAGCCGACCACGCAGACCGCGATCTGCTGCAACCGCTGCGGGTCGCCCACGATGCGCTCGGGCAGGTTGGGCGAAACCGTCAGGGTCAGCCCGATGTCCGGAGTGAGCCGGGCGCGGACGAGGTCCCCGGTCCAGTTCTCGGCGGCCCCCCTGGGCGAGAACGCCTCGGCCAGCGGGCACAGGCCCGACGGCATCTCGAAGAAATCGTTCATGTTGTCGATGGTCGTGGAGATGAGGCTGAGGCTGGCGGCCAGGGTGTCCTCGCGCAGGTCCGCCTTCTCGACCACCAGCCGGTTGACCAGCGAACGCAGTTCATAGGCGCTCTGCTTCAGGTACTCCCGCTGCACGTCCCTCTGTCGGGCAATCTCCTCATTGACCGCGCGCAGCTTGCCCTCCAGCTCCTTGCGGGCCGTGATCTCGCGCTTGAGTTCCTCGATCCCCTGGGAGAGCTGCCGGCTCTGCTGCCTGACCGTGCCGCTCAGGGCATGCTGCGCCTGGCGCAGCTCCTCCCGGGAGGCCACTTCCCGGGTGACGTCCTGGATCAGGCCGACCCGGACCACCCCGTCCGGACCGGAGGTCTCGAAATCCCCCCATATGCGGATGTACCGGGGGAGGACGTCCTTGTCCTCGATGCGCAGTTCGCAGGAATAGGGCTTGTGCAGGCGGCAGGACTCCCGCTCCACCGCGATGAACCGCCTGCGGTCGCCCAGGTCCAGGGCCCGGACCACGGCGTCCAGGCTCGGCGGGGTGTCGTCCGGCAGGCCGAGGATGGCCGGGGTGTGCGAGGACCATATGGATCGGTCGGCGCCTTCCTCCAGGTGGAAGAACCCGAGCGCGGCGAAATCGTAGATCCGGTTCATCCGGGACTGGCGCCGCTTGAAGTCGTGATCCGCCTCGATCACGTCCTCGGACATGTGCTTCATGTCCCGGACCAGGCGGGAAAAGAGACGGGGCCGCTGCTTGATGATGGCCAGCACGTCGCCCGAGACCTTGCCGCCCAGGGCGAGCATGTAGTCCGGGTCCTCGCCCAGTATCTCGGCCAGGGCCACGATCTTCTCCTCGGAGAGTTTCGTGGCCACGCCGCGTTCGACCTTGCTCAGGTAGGACTGCTCGATGCCGATGCGCTTGCTGACCTGCAGTTGCGAGAAGGCGCGGTCCGCCTTGAGCAGCTCCTCCCGCTTTTGCTTTATGAAAGTGCCTAGTTGTCTCATATTATTATAACAGTATCGCACTTTACATAAGATGCAAAGTGTGCAAGGTATGCAATACCTAGTACCCATAGGTACTAGTTGCGAGTATTACATATAAAATGTTCGGGGGGAATCCGTTATGTTGAAGAACATGAAACTGGGCCTGAAATTGGGATTGGGGTTCGGTTGCCTGATACTTATCGCGACCATGCTTGGCGGTCTGGCCGTATACAACATGCACAAGGCGAGCGATGGGTCCACCCGTCTGGCCGATGCCTATGTCCCGGAGGTCGGCATGGCCACGGACATCGAACGGTCGTCGCTGCTGACCATGTACGCCATGCGCGGCTATTCCTTCAGCCGCGAGGAGGGGTTCTGGGAACGGGCCGTCGGGTATATGGACGACGAGCAGAAGGCCTTGAGGAATGCTGAGGCCCATTACGGCCGCTACCCCTACCTGGTCAAGCTCAAGGCCAACACAGAAAAGGCCAAGGGCGACATCGACGGCTATTCGGAACTGGCCTCCAGGTCCCACGATCTGATCGCGGCCCTGACCGCGAGCCGCGACGCGATGAACGGACCGGCCCGGGCATACATGGAGAACTGCAAGCGGTTCCTGAATCTGGCCGAGGAGGCCATGAAGCAGGACATGGAGTCCGGGGCGACCGAGGGCATGTTGCTCGATCGGTTGGAGAAGATACATATGATCAGCGACGTCATCGGGCTGGGCTATGAAACGCGCCTCAAGAACCTCATTGCCCAGGCGGACAGGAATCCCGAGTTCATGCGCGCTGGGCTGGAGGACATGAAGAAGATCGAGGCCATGCTGGACGAACTGGCCGCGACCACTTGGCGCGAGGAGAACCACGAGCAGATCGAGAACATCCGCAAGGCCGCCCAGGAGTATGCCGCGGCCATGCAGGCGTTCCTCGACAACTCCCTCGCCCTCCAGGCCCTGACCCGGGAGAGCGAGGCCCTTGGAGCCAAGATCATCGAGTCCGCCAAGCAGACCGCCCTGGCCGCCTCCGGGGCGTCCAAGGCCCGTGCCGACGCGGACGTGAAGGATCTGGAGACCGCGTCCCTGGTGATGATCGTCGGCCTGGTCGCGGCCCTGCTGCTGGGTGTCGTCCTGGCCGTGTTCCTGACCAGGGCCATCACCGGGCCGGTCATGCAGGGCGTGGCCTTTGCCCGGAAGCTGGCCCAGGGCGACCTGACCCAGACGGTCGACGTCCACCAGTCCGACGAGATCGGCATCCTGGCCGAGGCTCTCAGGAACATGAAGGACAGGCTGACCGGCGTGGTTTCCGACGTCCAGGAGGCCACCGAGAACGTGGCTTCGGGCAGCGAGGAGCTGTCCGCGTCGGCCGAGTCCCTTTCCCAGGGGGCCACCGAGCAGGCCGCGTCCATCGAGGAAGTTTCCGCCTCCATGGAGGAGATGGCCGCCAACATCAGCCAGAACGCCCAGAACGCCAAGGATACGGACGCGCTGGCCACCAAGGCGGCGGCCGACGCCCGGAAGGGCGGCGAGGCGGTCAACCAGACCGTGAGCGCCATGAAGAGCATCGCCGAAAAGATTTCCATCATCGAGGAGATCGCCCGGCAGACCAACCTGCTGGCCCTGAACGCGGCCATCGAGGCCGCCCGGGCGGGCGAGCACGGCAAGGGCTTCGCCGTCGTGGCCGCCGAGGTCAGGAAGCTGGCCGAACGGTCGGGCTCGGCCGCCTCGGAGATCAGCGAACTGTCCTCGACAAGCGTGGCCGTGGCCGAGGACGCCGGGCAGATGTTGGCGGCCCTGGTCCCGGACATAGAAAAGACCGCGTCCCTGGTCCAGGAGATCGCGGCCGCCAGCAGCGAGCAGAACGCCGGGGCCAAGCAGATCAACCAGGCCATCAGCCAACTGGACTCGGTCATCCAGCGCAACGCCTCGGCGTCCGAGGAAATGGCCTCGACGAGCGAGGAGTTGTCCAGCCAGGGGCAGCAGCTCCAGATGACCATGTCCTTCTTTACTGTGGCCCAGGGCTTGCCCGGCGGGACGCAGGGGCGGGTTTCGGTCGTCAGACGGTCGCCTTCCGCCCTGCCTCCGGCCGAAGGCAAGGATCGGGACACCGATTTCGAACGGTTCTAGGGGAGGCGGCATGGAGACAAGCGTCGTTTCTCAGGGCCAGTTCCTGACGTTCGCCCTCGGCGGCGAGCGCTTCGCCGTGGAGGTCGCCAAGGTTCGCGAGGTGCTGGGATCGACGGGAATGACCGACATCCCGCGCACCCCGGCCCACATGATGGGCGTCATCAACCTCAGGGGGCGCGCCGTCCCGGTCATGGACATGCGCCGGAAACTGGGCATGTGCCCGGCCGAGCGGACCGTGGACACCTGCATCATCATCCTGGAGGTGGCGTCCGGGGCCGGGGAGATCGTCATGGGCGCCCTGGTGGATTCGGTCCGGGAGGTGTCCGGGATCAATGAGGCGGACATCGAGGCCGCGCCGAGGATGGGACCCGGCGGCCGGGACGCCTGGATTCGCGGGATGGGCCGTGACGGGGACAGGTTCGTCATCATCGTCGACGTGGACGAGGTCTTTGCCGACGAAGTGCAATGGGCCGATGGATCGGCCGGAGAGGAAAGCGGCAGGGCCGCCTAGTTGTCGGGCGGCGGGAGGAGCAGCCGGGGGTAACGATATTCGGGGAACGGCGTCCGGCCGTTCGGATTCCCCAAAAGCGCATGACAGGAGGTCGAGCGATGTGCGGGAACAAGATGGAACTGTCCTTGGGCGCCGAGGAGGGGCGGATTCCCCTCGTGGTCCGGGACGAACCGCAGGGCGGGGACGCTTGCCGCGGCACGCCCGCCGAGCGCGACGACCGGTATCGCCGGTTGGTCGAGGAACTGCCCGTCCTGATCCTGGAAATGCTCCCTGACGGCGCGATCTCCTACGTCAACGCGGCCGCTTCGGATTTCTTCGGTTTTTCCATGACCCGATGCGGCGAACTTCCCGAGCCGACTTTCTGTGCCTGCCACCTGGAGGCCATCTGCGGCCTGCTGCCCTCCCTCACCCGCGAGGAGCCGCTGACCTCGTTGACTTCGCGGGTCGACTTCGGCGGCACCACCCACTGGATCGAGTGGAGTCTCAGGGGCAGGTTCGACGACAACGACACCGTCCAGCGCTTTCTGGTCGCCGGTTTCGACATCACGGAAAAGAAGTGCCGCGAGGAGCGGTTGCTGGAGAGCCGGGAAGTGGCGCTGGCCGCGAACAAGGCCAAGTCCGAGTTCCTGACCAACATGAGCCACGAGATCCGCACGCCCCTGAACGGCGTCCTGGGCATGATGCAACTGCTCCAGGAGTCGGATCTGAGCTCGGAACAGCGCGATTTTGCGGACATCGCCGTGCAGTCGTGCGCCAGGCTGGCCAGCCTGCTCTCCGACATCCTGGACCTGTCCCGGGCCGAAGCCAGCAAGATGCCGCTGGCCCCGAGGCCCTTTTCCCTGAATGGGCTGGTCGCGGACGTCCATTCGCTCTTCGGCCCGGCCGCGCGGCAGAACGGCGTGCGCCTGACCTGTTCGGTGGACGAGGCCGTCCCGGACGTTCTGTTGGGCGATCGGCTGCGCATCCAGCAGGTCCTGAACAACCTTGTGGGCAACGCCCTGAAATTCACCCGCTCGGGAGAGGTGCGCATCGAAGCCTTCCGGCAGCTGCCCGCCGACCATGAGCGATTCCGGGTCCTGTTCATGGTCTCCGACACCGGGATCGGCGTGCCCGACCGGATGATCCCGTCGCTCTTCACCTCCTTCACCCAGGTCTCCACCGGGTTTTCCCGGCTGTTCGACGGCGCCGGGCTCGGGCTGGCCATCTGCAGGCGGCTGGTGGAGCTCATGGGCGGCAATATCGCCATGGAATCCGAGCCGGGCGCGGGCACGACCGTGGCCGTCAGCCTGCCGCTGGTCCCGTTGAGGCACGGCGTGTTCGGCAAGGGCGGCGACAAGGGGGAGGGCCCTTCACCCGGGACCGGGGTGCGCGTGCTGGTCGCGGAGGACGACTACGTGGACAGCTATTCGGTGCGCGTCATGCTGGAGAGCGCCGGGTTCGGCGTGCGCACGGCGGAAAACGGCACGGAGGCTCTCCGCCTGCTGGCGGAGCACGATTTCGACGTGGTTTTGATGGACGTGCGGATGCCCGGGATGGGCGGCATCGAAACCACGGAGGCCATCCGCAACGGAGAGGCCGGGCCGGGCAACGCGACGATCCCGGTGGTGGCCATGACCGCCTACGCCCCACCGGGCGACCACGAGCGGCTGATCAAGTCCGGCATAACCGGCTTCGTGCCCAAGCCCGTGGGCAAGACCGTCCTGTTGTCGGCCATGCGGGAGGCCCTGGGCGGGGGCGCGGACGAGCGTCCGGCCGTCGCGCCGGACGTTGTGTCGGCCGAGGGGCCGCCGGGTGAGGACGTTTGGCGTCCCGCGCCTCTGGCCGGAGCGGAGCCGGACACGCGGTTCGCTTCCGCCTACAGAAGCCCGCTTGACGAGATCGAATGCGATTTCCTCGAGATTTCCCAGAACTCCTGTTCCGTGTATTTCAGTTTTTTCCCCCTGCCCCTGCTCGTCCTGAACAACCACCGCCAGCTCGTTTTCGCCAACCAGGCCTGCCTGGACATGCTCGGGCTGTCGAGCGTGGAGGACTTCCTGGGACACCGCCCGGGAGAGGCCATACAGTGCGCCTATTCCGGGCTCGAGCCCGGGGGCTGCGGGACGTCCCGGTTCTGCCGGGAGTGCGGCTTGGTCCGGGCCGTGCTCGGGTGCATGGAGAGCAATGGCCCGTCCACGCACGACACCCGGATTCTCCAGTCCGTGGAGGGCAGGTGCCAGGCCAAGGATTTCCGCGTCCACGCGGTGCCCTTCAGCGTCGGAGAGGCCCGGTTTTACGTGGTCACCATCCAGGATATCAGCGACCTGAAGCAGCGTGAACTGCTGGAGCGGACGTTCTTCCACGACATCATCAACACCGCCGGAGGGGCCCGGAACCTGGTGGAATTGCTGCAAAGCGAGGGGGACAGCGAGCTGTGCGAGCTCAGCGGCCTGCTCTGCACGGCCCTGAACGGCCTGGTGGACGAGATCATGAGCCACAGGGACCTGATGATGGCGGAAAGGGGGGACTACCCGCCCCACGAGTCGCGGGTCATGTCCGGGAAACTCCTGGAGGACGTGACCAGGGAGTTGCTCTCGCAGCCCCTGGCCGAGGGACGGTCCATCCGGATTTCCCCGTCCTCCGAGGACCACGCGGTCTGGGCGGACCGCTCCCTGCTGCGCCGGGTCCTGGTCAATATGCTCAAGAACGGCCTCGAGGCCACGGAGGTCGGCGGCACGGTCCATGCGGGCTGCTTCTCCATCGACGGCCGGGTGGTCTTCGAGGTGCGGAACGATCGGGTCATGGAGGAAAAAACGCAGCTTCAGGTTTTCAAGCGGTTCTACTCCACCAAGGGGCAGGGCCGCGGGGTGGGCACCTATTCGATCAAGCTCCTGACCGAGAACTACCTGGGAGGCAAGGCCGAGTTCGTGTCCAACGACTCGGTCGGGACCGTCTTCAGAGTGTCGATTCCCGAAATGGCGGATTAGGGGGCCGCTTATCCTTTGAACAACTTCGCGCAAAAGAGGGCGGCCGCCGGAGATTCCGGCGGCCGCCCCTGTTGTTCGGTTCTTGATGCGATCCGCTAGCCCTTGAGACCGGCCAGCACCTTTTCGGGGTAGGCGGGCAGCTCGCGGATGCGCACGCCGCAGGCGTTGTAGATGGCGTTGATGATCGCCGGGTGCGGTCCGCACAGCGGGACCTCGCCGACGCCGGAAGCGCCGAACGGGCCGTCGGGGCGCGGGGACTCGACGTAGACGATCTCCATGTCGTCCGGGATGTCCTTGATGTACGGGATACCGGCTCCGGCCATGGTCGAGTGCTTCTTGATGTCCTCGTAGTCCTCGGACAGGGCCAGGCCGATGCCCTGGGCCAGGCCGCCGTAGATCTGGCCGTCCACCAGGAGGAAGTTGTTGACCACGCCGATGTCGGCCACCATGGTCATCTTCTCCACCGTGGTCTTGCCGGTGGCGACCTCCACGGCCACCTCGGCCAGGAACACGCCGTACATGTAGCAGCAGAAGGGGTTGCCCTGGCCGTTCGCGTCGCAGTCGTTGGCGGGCGCGGTGAACTTGCCGTTGTAGCGCAGTTCCAGGCTCTCGGCGGTCATCTCGTCATAGGTCCGGAAGGAGCCGTCGGCCTTCTTCATGGCCGCGACCAGCTGTTCGCAGGCATTCTTGGTGGCGCCGCCGACCATGACCTGGGAGCGGCTGCCGCCGGCCGGGCCCGCGTTGGGTGCCAGGCTGGTGTCGCCCATGACCAGATGAATCCGGTCCGGAGCGATGTTCAGCGGGCGCAGGGCCTCGTGGGCCGTGCCCAGGGTGCCCATGTCCGCGCCCTGGCCGTGGTCTCCCCAGCAGGAGTAGATGGTCACCGAGCCGTCCGCGTTGAGCTCGGCGTCGACCTCGGCGGTGTCCGGGCCGTCCAGGCCGGAGCCGTAGATGCCCAGCGCCAGGCCCACGCCGCGCTTGACCTCGGCGGTGGAGTTCGCGGCCGCCTTTTTCTTGGCCTCTTCATATTTGGGCCGCGCGATGTCGAGCATCTCGGGCAGGGAGTAGACCTCGGGATCCTGGCCCGTGGGCGTGGTGGAACCCTTGCGGTAGACGTTCTTGTAGCGCAACTCCAGCGGGTCCATGCCCAGCTTTTCGGCCAGCTCGTCCATCAGCACCTCGGACGGGAACTCCGCCTCGGGTCCGCCGTAGCCGCGGAAGGCCGCGCCCCAGCAGTGGTTGGTGCACACGGTGCGGCCCTCGCCCCGGATGGACGGGATGTTGTAGCCCGCGCCGATGAACTGCGCGCCGCGCAGGGTCAGCAGGTCGCCGAACTCGGAGTACGGGCCGTGGTCCACGGTCCAGTCGGTCTCCATGCCAAGCAGCTGGCCGTCGTTGGTGGCGGCCATGCGCACGGTGGTGAACTGCGGGGAGCGTTTGCCGGTGTAGGTCTGCTGCTGGTGCCAGTTGTAGCGCAGGAAGACCGGACGGCCGGTGGCCAGGGAGGCCGCGCCGACCAGGGCTTCCATGGTGGGCGAGAACTTGTAGCCGAAGGTGCCGCCCGTGGGGTTCTGGACCAGGGCCATGTTCTCGGGCTCCACGCCCAGGCCCGGCGCGATCATGTACATGTGCAGATGCACGCCGATGGACTTGGAGTGGATGAACAGCTTGCCGTTCTCGTCGGTGTAGGCGAACCCGACGTCCGGCTCGATGGGCATGTGCGGCTGGCGCTGCGTGTAGTAGTCGCCTTCGATGACCACGTCGGCCGCATCGAAGACGGGCTTGGTATCCTCGCCCTTGGCCACGTTCTGGATGTAGTAGACGTTGGGCGTGCCCGGGTGGATCTCGATGGCGTCGTCGGCCATGGCCGCCTGGGCGCTCATGTACTCGGGCAGCTGCTCCAGCTCCACCTTGACCTTGGCCACGGCGTCGTGGGCGTGGTCCTCGGTGTCCGCGCAGACGATGGCGATGGCGTCGCCGTACTGGAAGACCTTCTCATCGCACAGGATGGGACGGTCCCAGCCGTCGCCCTTGTTGGTCGGGAAGGTGATCAGGCCGGTGATCCGGTTCTTGCCCTTGACGTCCTTGTGGGTCACGACCTTGTACACGCCGGGCATCTTTTCGGCCTCGGTCACGTCGATGGACTTGATGTTGGCGTGGGAGACCTCGGCCTGGACCAGGGCGCAGTGCAGGGTGTCGTCGGGCAGCTTCAGCCCCAGGTCCGCGCCGAAGTCCCAGGTGCCGGTGACCTTGGCCACGGCCGAGGGGCGCGGGTACTTGGTGCCCCAGATGCGGCCGTCCTCGGGAATCTTGAATTCCAGGTCGGAAAGAGGGGCCTCGCCGCGCATCACTTCGGCGGCGGCCATGACGGCGTCCACCAGCGGCTTGTAGCCGGTGCAGCGGCAGACGTTGCGGTATTTCTGGAACCAGTCGCGGACCTCCATGCGCGTCGGGTTCGGATTGGTCTCGAGCAGGGCGTAGGTGGACACGATGAAGCCGGGCGTGCAGAAGCCGCACTGCGCGCCGCCGTAAGCCATCCAGGCCATCTGGATGGGGTGCAGGTTGCCGGGGGTGCCGATGCCCTCCAGGGTGGTGACCACTGCCCCTTCGGGGACCCGGCCCATCTTCCGGGTGCACGAACGGATCAGCTTGCCGTCGAGAATGATGCTGCAGGAACCGCACTGGCCCTGGCCGCAGCCGACCTTGACGCTGGTCAGTCCAAGGCTTTTGCGCAGGACGTCGGCCAAAAGGTCGGTGGATTTCGCCACCACCATCCGGCTGACACCGTTTACCATCAGTGTCTTTTTCATAGGGTTTTCTCCTCTGTCCGGGTTGCGATTGGAGCCAATTCCAATCAGTCGTGTTTGCCAAAGGAACAGAGCGGATAGCGGCAGGTATCGCATCCGGCGCAGAAGCCGCCATGTCCCATGGAAATGATGTCCGAGCGGTTGAGCCGCTCACCGGCCAGCAGCCGGGGAACGACCAGATCGAAGATGGAGGCCCGGTAGTACATGACGCAGCCGGGCAGGCCGAGGATGGGCACGTCGCCGAGGTAGGCCAGCAGGAACATGGCCCCGGGGAAGGTGGGCGATCCGTAGGTGACCACGTCCGCGCCCGTGGCCCGTATGCCCGCAGGGGTCTGGTCGTCCGGGTCCACGGACATGCCGCCCGTGACCATGACCATGTCCGCGCCGTCGACCACGAACTGGAGGATGGCGTCGCGGGTGGCCTCGACCTCGTCGCCGACGAATGTCTGGCCCATGGACTTCGACCCCAGGAGGCCGAATTTTTTGTTCAGCACCGGGCCGAATTTGTCCTTGATGCGGCCGTGGAAGATCTCGCTGCCGGTGGTCACGATGCCCACGGACATGGGTTGCAGGGGGCGGACCTGGATGACCGGGTAGTTGGCGGCGCAGATGGCCTCCACCTGCTCGATCTTGGACTCGTCCACCACGAGCGGGACCACGCGGGTCCCGGCCACGTCGCGCGGGGCGGTGAAGGTCATGCCCGTGTGCATGGTCGAGAGCACGACCTCCTCGATGGAGTTGATCTCGTAAAGGGCCTCCACGTTGATGTCGAGCAGGCCCGGGTCGGCCTTCATGTTCACGCGGCCCTCGGACACGGGGCTCAGGGTCAGCCCGGGCCCGGCGGCGGCCTTGGCGATGCGCACGGCGGCCTCGTCCTCGTGGATCTTGCCCGGGGGCATGTCCAGGACGTAGATGTGTTCCTTGCCGATCCGCAGCAGGACGGGGATGTCTTTTTCGGTGACCACGTGCCCCTTGCGGAAGGCCGGGCCCTTGTATTCGTCGGGAACGATGCGCGTCATGTCGTGGCAGAGCACCATACCCACGGCGCTTTCAACCGGAACTACCTTCATGTCCAGGACTCCTTATTACTGCATCAAGGCCATTGACCATGCTTCAAAAATGTACTATAAAAATAAATTTTAATTTTTTTGCATTTTACACGGCAAGATGATGTTCGTTCCAACTTCCCGTTTTTGCTGTATTTCTATTTTCCCTCGATAAAAAATAGCCGATTTTAAGGGTTTGACGCGGTTTCTGACCTACGTTACGCCGGACTTGTGGGCACCGGTTTTCCGGTGTCGGCGGGCCGACGACAGGCGGTGTGTTTCAGGTAAAGGAAACCGCCTGCCGCCGGACCCACTCAACAGTCAATGCGCCGTGCCGCAGGCTGGTCGTGTCGGAGCGCCGCCTGGGCCGGGAGCGTGAAAACAATCGGAGTAGATATGAAGATAGCCATCGAAATCAACGTGTTCGGCGAGAACATCTCAAAGGTTGTGGAATACCCGGGCACTCCTTCGAGCCAGGGCGAAGTCATCCAGTGGCTGATGAGCCAGACCGACTACAAGTGGGCCGACTACGA
Proteins encoded:
- a CDS encoding response regulator produces the protein MRQLGTFIKQKREELLKADRAFSQLQVSKRIGIEQSYLSKVERGVATKLSEEKIVALAEILGEDPDYMLALGGKVSGDVLAIIKQRPRLFSRLVRDMKHMSEDVIEADHDFKRRQSRMNRIYDFAALGFFHLEEGADRSIWSSHTPAILGLPDDTPPSLDAVVRALDLGDRRRFIAVERESCRLHKPYSCELRIEDKDVLPRYIRIWGDFETSGPDGVVRVGLIQDVTREVASREELRQAQHALSGTVRQQSRQLSQGIEELKREITARKELEGKLRAVNEEIARQRDVQREYLKQSAYELRSLVNRLVVEKADLREDTLAASLSLISTTIDNMNDFFEMPSGLCPLAEAFSPRGAAENWTGDLVRARLTPDIGLTLTVSPNLPERIVGDPQRLQQIAVCVVGFLLKATTWGSVGLTLDYMAGEGLLSLTASSPAVGEPVTNESLFPNSVGGFGKASWMLSTVGPMVEALRGTVNVDRLSGSGVAVSIQIPAQPEAEPAREAIDARLPILVVEDDAPSRFFTESVIQGEGYRAEAIALGREALSRLDEQRYSLVLLDIQLPDVDGVTIARTMRREGALNARTPIIAVTAHATPEHRQRYEDAGIDQLITKPFKVAALKKMIESYLGD
- a CDS encoding methyl-accepting chemotaxis protein, which translates into the protein MLKNMKLGLKLGLGFGCLILIATMLGGLAVYNMHKASDGSTRLADAYVPEVGMATDIERSSLLTMYAMRGYSFSREEGFWERAVGYMDDEQKALRNAEAHYGRYPYLVKLKANTEKAKGDIDGYSELASRSHDLIAALTASRDAMNGPARAYMENCKRFLNLAEEAMKQDMESGATEGMLLDRLEKIHMISDVIGLGYETRLKNLIAQADRNPEFMRAGLEDMKKIEAMLDELAATTWREENHEQIENIRKAAQEYAAAMQAFLDNSLALQALTRESEALGAKIIESAKQTALAASGASKARADADVKDLETASLVMIVGLVAALLLGVVLAVFLTRAITGPVMQGVAFARKLAQGDLTQTVDVHQSDEIGILAEALRNMKDRLTGVVSDVQEATENVASGSEELSASAESLSQGATEQAASIEEVSASMEEMAANISQNAQNAKDTDALATKAAADARKGGEAVNQTVSAMKSIAEKISIIEEIARQTNLLALNAAIEAARAGEHGKGFAVVAAEVRKLAERSGSAASEISELSSTSVAVAEDAGQMLAALVPDIEKTASLVQEIAAASSEQNAGAKQINQAISQLDSVIQRNASASEEMASTSEELSSQGQQLQMTMSFFTVAQGLPGGTQGRVSVVRRSPSALPPAEGKDRDTDFERF
- a CDS encoding chemotaxis protein CheW; protein product: METSVVSQGQFLTFALGGERFAVEVAKVREVLGSTGMTDIPRTPAHMMGVINLRGRAVPVMDMRRKLGMCPAERTVDTCIIILEVASGAGEIVMGALVDSVREVSGINEADIEAAPRMGPGGRDAWIRGMGRDGDRFVIIVDVDEVFADEVQWADGSAGEESGRAA
- a CDS encoding ATP-binding protein, which codes for MCGNKMELSLGAEEGRIPLVVRDEPQGGDACRGTPAERDDRYRRLVEELPVLILEMLPDGAISYVNAAASDFFGFSMTRCGELPEPTFCACHLEAICGLLPSLTREEPLTSLTSRVDFGGTTHWIEWSLRGRFDDNDTVQRFLVAGFDITEKKCREERLLESREVALAANKAKSEFLTNMSHEIRTPLNGVLGMMQLLQESDLSSEQRDFADIAVQSCARLASLLSDILDLSRAEASKMPLAPRPFSLNGLVADVHSLFGPAARQNGVRLTCSVDEAVPDVLLGDRLRIQQVLNNLVGNALKFTRSGEVRIEAFRQLPADHERFRVLFMVSDTGIGVPDRMIPSLFTSFTQVSTGFSRLFDGAGLGLAICRRLVELMGGNIAMESEPGAGTTVAVSLPLVPLRHGVFGKGGDKGEGPSPGTGVRVLVAEDDYVDSYSVRVMLESAGFGVRTAENGTEALRLLAEHDFDVVLMDVRMPGMGGIETTEAIRNGEAGPGNATIPVVAMTAYAPPGDHERLIKSGITGFVPKPVGKTVLLSAMREALGGGADERPAVAPDVVSAEGPPGEDVWRPAPLAGAEPDTRFASAYRSPLDEIECDFLEISQNSCSVYFSFFPLPLLVLNNHRQLVFANQACLDMLGLSSVEDFLGHRPGEAIQCAYSGLEPGGCGTSRFCRECGLVRAVLGCMESNGPSTHDTRILQSVEGRCQAKDFRVHAVPFSVGEARFYVVTIQDISDLKQRELLERTFFHDIINTAGGARNLVELLQSEGDSELCELSGLLCTALNGLVDEIMSHRDLMMAERGDYPPHESRVMSGKLLEDVTRELLSQPLAEGRSIRISPSSEDHAVWADRSLLRRVLVNMLKNGLEATEVGGTVHAGCFSIDGRVVFEVRNDRVMEEKTQLQVFKRFYSTKGQGRGVGTYSIKLLTENYLGGKAEFVSNDSVGTVFRVSIPEMAD